The genomic stretch AAACTGCAAAAATAGCTTTCCCAATGGATTTCAATCTGAAGCACTGGAGAGAGGAGTCAGAAGAAGATGAGCATCAATCATCAACTAAGCTACCAAGACTGGACTCATCATCTCCTGCGCCTGCGCTTCCCTTGTTTGTACCTCAACCTCAATCCAACCACTACTCCACCTCTGCCACCAAACTTCCCAGTACCAGTTCCTctacatctctctctctctctatatatatatatgtatataatggTTGATTCTTATTCAGGGATTAATTGATTATTGATTAGTGTTCATATAATTAATATGTACAGGAATTGGAATGGGAATGGGAATGGGGGGTGGTGGGAGCTACTTCAGTTGGGCTCAGTGGCAAGAGCTTGAGCTTCAGGCTCTCATATTCAgacacataatgggtggcggaGGCGTTCCGGCGGAGCTCCTGCATCTTGTCAAGAACAGCCTTGCCTCCTCTCCTCTCCATTATtaccatccttcttcttcttgtaaGTAGCATTCACTAATTATCCTTGTTCAAGTTGAAACATTCCCATTGATGCATTTATGAGTGGCAGTGGGGTATTGGGGGGGCCAAGGAGGCATGGATCCGGAGCCGGGGAGGTGCCGCCGGACCGACGGCAAGAAATGGCGCTGCTCGAGGGACGTCGTCGCCTCCCAAAAATACTGCCACCGCCACATGCACCGCGGCAAGAACCGTTCAAGAAAGCCCGTGGAAACTCCCACTCCTTTCACCCTCTCCCACCCAAGGAGGTAGGAGGAGGAGTAgtgtttttgtattttcatCTTGAATACTATTCCCATCTATGtttcactatttccattttCTAGGCCCGAGACTCAACCCGCCGCCGGAGATCCCACGCTCCGGCATTTCATTGACGATTGGCCTACATCACTTGACGACCACGCCCCTCGCTCCGCTACTAACCTGTCCATCTCTTTAAAGCTCGGGAGCGATGCGGGCTCTACGGCTCAAATCAATTGGGATGGGCCTCTGGCTGAGCTCGTCCGCATCACCCATCACCATTCTGCATAGCTTGCAGACCTCCTCTGCCTCCCACACTAGTTTTCTTACCTCTTTAACTTTTCAAACTCTACCTAACATGTTTTCCTTTCTACACTTGTTATGTTTTCCCTTCTTTCTCTCATCATGTCATACACTTTCTTGTGTAAATGAGCTCTGAGTTTTATCTACATTATATTCTCAGCTAACACCATCTATTCAACCATATTTATTCAAATACTAGATCAGCAGGCTCACATTATTTAGGTGAGTCGGGCTTAACCAGAATAAATATCCTCTGAATACGAACAA from Salvia splendens isolate huo1 chromosome 4, SspV2, whole genome shotgun sequence encodes the following:
- the LOC121799058 gene encoding growth-regulating factor 3-like isoform X2; translated protein: MVDFTEFKKSVCVKLKNSFTTSQQKLETVSETAKIAFPMDFNLKHWREESEEDEHQSSTKLPRLDSSSPAPALPLFVPQPQSNHYSTSATKLPRIGMGMGMGGGGSYFSWAQWQELELQALIFRHIMGGGGVPAELLHLVKNSLASSPLHYYHPSSSLGYWGGQGGMDPEPGRCRRTDGKKWRCSRDVVASQKYCHRHMHRGKNRSRKPVETPTPFTLSHPRRPETQPAAGDPTLRHFIDDWPTSLDDHAPRSATNLSISLKLGSDAGSTAQINWDGPLAELVRITHHHSA
- the LOC121799058 gene encoding growth-regulating factor 3-like isoform X1 — translated: MVDFTEFKKSVCVKLKNSFTTSQQKLETVSETAKIAFPMDFNLKHWREESEEDEHQSSTKLPRLDSSSPAPALPLFVPQPQSNHYSTSATKLPSTRIGMGMGMGGGGSYFSWAQWQELELQALIFRHIMGGGGVPAELLHLVKNSLASSPLHYYHPSSSLGYWGGQGGMDPEPGRCRRTDGKKWRCSRDVVASQKYCHRHMHRGKNRSRKPVETPTPFTLSHPRRPETQPAAGDPTLRHFIDDWPTSLDDHAPRSATNLSISLKLGSDAGSTAQINWDGPLAELVRITHHHSA